A section of the Malania oleifera isolate guangnan ecotype guangnan chromosome 2, ASM2987363v1, whole genome shotgun sequence genome encodes:
- the LOC131149568 gene encoding histone H2B.3, protein MAPKAEKKPAEKKPAASTEEKKAAAAEKAPAAEKKPKAGKKLSKDAASGDKKKKRAKKSVETYKIYIFKVLKQVHPDIGISSKAMGIMNSFINDIFEKLAQEASRLARYNKKPTITSREIQTAVRLVLPGELAKHAVSEGTKAVTKFTSS, encoded by the coding sequence ATGGCGCCAAAGGCCGAGAAGAAGCCCGCCGAGAAGAAGCCGGCGGCCTCGACGGAGGAGAAGAAGGCCGCGGCGGCGGAGAAAGCCCCAGCGGCGGAGAAAAAGCCCAAGGCCGGGAAGAAGTTGTCGAAGGACGCAGCGTCTGGCGACAAGAAGAAGAAGCGGGCGAAGAAGAGCGTCGAGACTTACAAGATCTACATCTTCAAGGTCCTGAAGCAGGTGCACCCTGATATCGGGATCTCGAGCAAGGCCATGGGTATCATGAACAGCTTCATCAACGACATCTTCGAGAAGCTCGCTCAGGAAGCCTCGCGGCTCGCTCGCTACAACAAGAAGCCCACCATCACGTCTCGCGAGATCCAGACGGCCGTCAGGCTTGTTCTGCCTGGCGAGTTGGCTAAGCATGCGGTGTCCGAGGGTACGAAGGCTGTCACGAAGTTCACGAGTTCTTGA